A region of Campylobacter armoricus DNA encodes the following proteins:
- a CDS encoding hydrogenase small subunit, whose product MSLSNEELKSILEHKIALLENSHKEEKNISIEAVNSIIKVLGLPNDFSPLAHRYFQLHTPPSLIWLHLSECTGCSESLLRTSLPDFLDLIFDFISLEYHETFMSASGHQAESHLEEILEKKDFLLAVEGGVCAIDPFFLTIGAHGENGYEILQKCAKNAKTIFAMGTCSSYGGIQAAHPNPTKSIGISKVLEEKVINIPGCPPSDVNIIATLCFYILFEQDMALDEQNRPLAFYGKCLHDLCERKAEFEAGNFAQSFNDENIKQGYCLFKVGCKGPYAYNNCPKVKFNSKTSWPVAAGHGCIACSEENFWDDFGFYEKPMSNEFAYNDFSITLNNKVVYNASSNDLNSQNILLEFSNNTSIFYQNETKTNFLDFSFEANPKVFLNNFAKTKIAITLVQNYQEQFKTYYDFIQTNYNDESKISNNIQDLFYFIYPFICGEKLKYIDEFLNLALAYKFKHPSKFDFKTTINEQAKIDVSKSLRMPLIYILGGLDKEAIAFGLIFSLKEHLKQALKACKNKHNKEQILIHSNNETLLKLFWDLTSI is encoded by the coding sequence ATGTCTTTAAGCAATGAAGAATTAAAAAGCATATTAGAGCATAAAATCGCTCTATTAGAAAACTCACACAAAGAAGAAAAAAATATCTCTATAGAAGCAGTAAATTCCATTATCAAAGTTTTGGGTTTGCCTAATGACTTTAGCCCTTTGGCGCATAGATATTTTCAACTTCACACCCCACCTAGCCTTATATGGCTTCATTTAAGTGAATGCACAGGGTGTAGTGAGAGCTTACTTAGAACTTCATTGCCTGATTTTTTGGATTTGATTTTTGATTTTATTTCCTTAGAATATCATGAAACCTTTATGAGCGCAAGCGGACATCAAGCAGAATCACATTTGGAAGAAATTTTAGAAAAAAAAGACTTTCTTTTAGCAGTTGAAGGTGGAGTTTGTGCTATAGATCCATTTTTTCTAACCATAGGAGCACATGGAGAAAATGGATATGAAATTTTGCAAAAATGTGCCAAAAATGCTAAAACAATTTTTGCTATGGGAACTTGCTCAAGTTATGGAGGAATTCAAGCTGCACATCCAAATCCTACTAAAAGCATAGGAATTTCTAAAGTCTTAGAAGAAAAGGTAATCAATATACCAGGTTGTCCTCCAAGTGATGTAAATATCATCGCAACACTTTGTTTTTATATATTATTTGAGCAAGATATGGCTTTAGATGAACAAAATAGACCTTTAGCCTTTTATGGCAAGTGTTTGCATGATTTATGCGAAAGAAAAGCCGAATTTGAAGCGGGAAATTTTGCTCAAAGTTTTAATGATGAAAATATAAAACAAGGTTATTGTCTTTTTAAAGTGGGCTGCAAAGGACCTTATGCTTACAATAACTGCCCTAAAGTTAAATTTAATTCCAAAACTTCTTGGCCAGTAGCAGCAGGACATGGATGTATTGCTTGTAGTGAAGAGAATTTTTGGGATGATTTTGGTTTTTATGAAAAACCTATGAGTAATGAATTTGCTTACAATGACTTTTCTATTACTTTAAATAATAAAGTAGTTTATAATGCCTCATCAAATGATTTAAACTCACAAAATATCTTACTAGAATTTAGCAACAACACTAGTATTTTTTACCAAAATGAAACAAAAACTAATTTCTTAGATTTTAGCTTTGAGGCTAATCCTAAAGTTTTCCTAAATAATTTCGCTAAAACAAAAATAGCTATAACTTTAGTGCAAAATTATCAAGAACAATTTAAAACATATTATGATTTTATACAGACAAATTATAACGATGAAAGCAAAATTAGTAATAACATACAAGATTTATTTTATTTTATTTATCCTTTTATATGTGGAGAAAAATTAAAATATATAGATGAATTTTTAAATCTGGCCTTAGCTTATAAATTTAAACACCCTAGTAAATTTGATTTTAAAACCACTATCAATGAGCAAGCAAAAATTGATGTTTCTAAATCATTGCGTATGCCTTTAATTTATATTTTAGGTGGATTAGATAAAGAAGCTATTGCTTTTGGCTTAATTTTCTCTTTGA
- a CDS encoding triose-phosphate isomerase gives MIFAANLKCNHTRSSFELYAQELNQKLNCKDEVFIFPPSIAFLKENFSFHQGAQNFYPCENGAYTGEIGKIHLEEFNIKSVLIGHSERRALNEDESFLKAKFDFAKSFDFNIIYCIGESLETKNSNKSLDFLKKQIENIDLSYKKLIIAYEPIYSIGTGVSADLNDINTILNFLREFTEAKLLYGGSVNQNNIKEICALKNCDGVLIGSAALNANDFLNMIQIAKG, from the coding sequence ATGATTTTTGCAGCAAATTTAAAGTGCAATCACACAAGATCAAGCTTTGAACTTTACGCTCAAGAATTAAATCAAAAACTAAATTGCAAAGATGAAGTTTTCATCTTCCCTCCTAGCATAGCTTTTTTAAAAGAAAATTTTTCTTTCCATCAAGGAGCTCAAAATTTCTATCCTTGTGAAAATGGGGCTTATACGGGAGAAATAGGTAAAATTCACTTAGAAGAGTTTAATATAAAAAGTGTTTTAATCGGTCATTCTGAAAGAAGAGCTTTAAATGAAGATGAAAGCTTTTTAAAAGCTAAATTTGATTTTGCTAAAAGTTTTGATTTTAATATCATTTATTGTATAGGTGAAAGTTTAGAAACTAAAAACTCCAACAAAAGCTTAGATTTTTTAAAAAAACAAATTGAAAATATTGATTTATCTTATAAAAAACTCATTATAGCCTATGAGCCTATTTATTCTATAGGCACAGGAGTCAGCGCAGATCTTAACGATATCAACACTATACTTAATTTTTTAAGAGAATTTACAGAGGCTAAGCTTTTATATGGCGGAAGTGTTAATCAAAACAATATTAAAGAAATTTGTGCTTTAAAAAACTGCGATGGAGTATTAATAGGTTCTGCTGCATTAAACGCGAATGATTTTTTAAATATGATACAAATAGCTAAAGGTTAA
- a CDS encoding phosphoglycerate kinase gives MSSILSIKDVDLAKKKVFIRCDFNVPQDEFLNITDDRRIRSAIPTIRYCLDNGCAVILASHLGRPKEIASKYSLEPVAKRLARLMTKEVIMAKDVIGEDAKKKAGELKSSEILLLENLRFEKGETKNDENLAKELASMADVYINDAFGVCHRAHASVEAITKYFDNTNKGAGFLLQKEIEFASNLIKHPARPFVAVVGGSKVSGKLQALTNLLPKVDKLIIGGGMAFTFLKAQGYDIGNSLLEEDLIEEANKILLKGKNLGVKIYLPVDVTAAQTCSQEAVMKYTPVQEIPAGWMGLDIGPASVRLFKEALSDAQTIWWNGPMGVFEIDKFSKGSIKMSHYISESHATTVIGGGDTADVVARAGDADEMTFISTGGGASLELIEGKELPGVKPLTIKDNE, from the coding sequence ATGAGTAGTATTTTATCAATCAAAGATGTTGATCTTGCAAAGAAAAAAGTATTTATAAGATGTGATTTTAATGTTCCTCAAGATGAGTTTTTAAATATCACAGATGATCGTCGTATCCGTTCAGCCATTCCTACTATAAGATATTGTTTAGATAATGGTTGTGCAGTTATTTTGGCTTCGCATTTGGGTCGTCCAAAAGAAATAGCTTCAAAATACTCTTTAGAACCGGTTGCGAAAAGACTTGCACGCTTAATGACTAAAGAAGTCATCATGGCTAAAGATGTTATAGGTGAGGACGCAAAGAAAAAAGCTGGTGAATTAAAATCGAGTGAAATTTTACTTTTAGAAAATTTACGCTTTGAAAAGGGTGAAACCAAAAACGATGAAAACTTAGCCAAAGAACTTGCTTCTATGGCTGATGTTTATATTAATGATGCTTTTGGAGTTTGCCACAGAGCTCATGCAAGTGTTGAAGCTATTACAAAATACTTTGATAACACAAACAAAGGTGCGGGATTTTTACTTCAAAAAGAAATAGAATTTGCAAGCAATCTTATTAAACACCCAGCGCGTCCTTTTGTAGCTGTGGTAGGTGGTTCAAAAGTAAGTGGAAAATTACAAGCTTTGACTAATTTACTTCCAAAAGTAGATAAATTAATCATAGGCGGAGGTATGGCCTTTACTTTCTTAAAAGCTCAAGGTTATGATATAGGAAATTCTCTTTTAGAAGAAGATCTAATTGAAGAAGCAAATAAAATCTTACTTAAAGGTAAAAATCTAGGAGTAAAAATTTATCTTCCTGTTGATGTTACAGCAGCTCAAACTTGCTCTCAAGAAGCAGTAATGAAATATACTCCAGTGCAAGAAATTCCAGCGGGTTGGATGGGGCTTGATATAGGTCCTGCTAGTGTGAGATTATTTAAAGAAGCACTCTCAGATGCGCAAACCATATGGTGGAATGGACCTATGGGAGTTTTTGAAATCGATAAATTCTCAAAAGGTAGCATTAAAATGAGCCATTATATTAGCGAATCTCATGCAACTACTGTAATAGGTGGTGGTGATACTGCTGATGTTGTAGCAAGAGCAGGTGATGCTGATGAAATGACTTTTATTTCAACTGGCGGTGGAGCATCATTAGAACTTATAGAAGGAAAAGAACTTCCTGGTGTAAAACCTTTAACTATAAAGGATAATGAATGA